The Rosa chinensis cultivar Old Blush chromosome 7, RchiOBHm-V2, whole genome shotgun sequence DNA segment GCCGGGGGATCTCAGCGCCAAGAGTGACGTCTTCAGCTTCGGGATTTTGCTCTTGGAAATCGTGAGCGGAAGAAACGCCATTGATGTAAACTACAGTCCTCCTTCGGTGATTGACTGGGCCCTACCGATCATAAAGCACGGCGAGTACGCCTCCATATGCGACCGGAGAATCGGCCCGCCGGCTGAGTCCGCCGTGATTCGCCAGCTGGCGGTGTTGGCCGCCAGGTGCGTGAGGTCGACGGCGGAGAAGCGACCGTCGATGGCGGAGGTGGTCGAGTGTTTAACAGTTGTGAATGAGAGAGTTCACGCGCCGATATGGAACAGCCTGAAGCGGCGCGTGAGGCgcgtggaggaggaggaggagcatcGACCGTCGTTTGTTGATGGAGGTGGTCATGATTTGGAGGAGGTGGTACGGAGCACGAGAGGGAGTAGGAGGAAGTTGAACAGGAAGGTATCGAGTGTGTTGGGCGCAGAGTACGAGGGTGAGGACGAGGCGATGATTGGAGAGCGGGTGCTGAGGTCAAGGTCGATTGGGTCGGTCAACGAGATTAAAGCGGGGAGTGGCGGTGGAGTGCGGAAGGGTGTAGGGGTTGCGGTGAAGGTGAGGCTGAGCAAGTCGAGGTCAGTTGGGGCAGTATTGGGTAGTCCGAAGATTGTGCGTCGGAACAAAAGGGGGTTTTTGATTGAGTCGGTGAGATTGGACATGTCTAAATTGGTCATTAGTTTGGACGGTGAGAGATCTGATAGGAAAATGCTCGAGAAACCTCTGGTTTCTATCTAACATGACATGGAGGATTCGGATCGTTTCTGTTGGGAATGGGAATGTTTTCCTCCATTTCTAATGTGGTATGATTTTTTGATTTAGTTGGTAATCATTATACTTCTATATTTGTGTATGTCAAATGTAGAATTTGAATGAGCTTGATCTAATTACGAAAATTGTACCATATTTTGAAATAGTGTAATATTGATTTGTCGATAAAACACACTTGTTGGTGGAAGTTCGTCATCAAGGTAATATATGTTTCTAAATTTGTTATCAAAAATGCATTATTTTGAAGATATCAATGTTGTTTCggtccataatttttttttttgtctgcaCTCCATGAGAATTTGGATCAATAATTTTCCATTCATTTTCTAATTTAATAGCAATTTTAGTGTATTGCAATGCTCAAAATAGTTTTGACTTATAAAAGTTATTTGTTTAAATGAAATGAGAGGAGACAAGATGTACACTACTCTTATGAGAAGATACTGTTTAGAAGACAGGCACTACTTTGTTATATGTCATGTGCACAACTCTGTTATAAGATGTAAGTTTATTTATCAATATGCACAACTTTGTTgagatgatttttcaatcaaacATTGTTATATTTAAACATCAAAAATGAACCTCATAACCGATTCACAAACCTTtagcaaaacaaataaaaacagtATTAATATTCGAGTTGTGTTTGTTTCAAAGTTCTAGCGCTAACGTCATAAAGTTTTACTGAAGTGAAAATAAAGAGTTAACAATTAATCTTGGATTATTAGAACGTGATGGCGTCGAAGCAAAGCAACTCTTAATTGTACACAAGTATTGACTACTGCACATGAACTAAAACCAATGACTGCCAAGAAAGATGGGTGCGTGACGTGAATGGAAGAAAACTGGAGCATTATAGAGCTTAGCAGGTCGCCATAGGTGAAAACTTCAAAGCAAGCTGTTTCCCGATTTGTGGCTGATATCATCCTCTGATTTGTctgttcaaacttcaaaccaACCAAATGGTTGGTTGATGGTCCATAAAAGCTAACAACGGTCACCACTTACGGCGGTGCGGCTCCATTCCAAAAACAATCAATGACATCCTCTACATTCTGCTTGTCAGTTGGGCAAtgaatgcttcttcttctcctacttcttcttcatcactGGATCCTGTAGTTTGAATGCCAAACCGGCAAATCGGCTTGTTAGCCTTTTTCACTATCCAGTTTGGCAAGCCTATCTAACCAAATTGTGGCTTCTACTCGAGCTTGCCTATCTAGGTCATTGTGAAATCGTCAACTAGAATGTtcatggaaaaagaaaagaaaaaatcttgCATTTTACCCTCTGGCTAGAGAATAGGATTGATTCTAACTTTCTAAGATGGTGTAGAGTTTTTCTACTTCATATTCGCTCATTTGACCTCTCATGTTCTTTATACCTCCTATTtgctttttaaaaagtaaaatttgctaTCTAATCTCCAaaagaaaacttttttttttaaatacaaaaaaattgaaatttaactaATTTTAGACTAAGTTTTATATTCAGCAGACTAGCTGAACAAAACAAATTTAacttgagtttttctattgaaacctccaaatttactcacctgACCTCCTTACTTTTTACACCttctatcaaatttttaaatactaaatttactcactaaacctcactcaagttcctgaaataacctcactcatataatttgcaaacaaactattaattacatattcattccttaaccagattacataaatctcttatctaataaaaaagaaactcaaacacaaggtattgggctttaaaaattaatttctaataaaaataaattgttttttttttacttttttttttctcttgtagatgtgcaaaaaaaaaaagagtaatttttcttaatgtttaattattttctctattttctgtacctcatgattattaattatttaatagtgttttatgttttttttttactactagctcttttttttttggtaaatataatgaatagactgagatttaggtcataaattatttcttttgttatccctcaccaatatgcttCAACATATATGTTGATaggaatttttatgtcacatgatcttgattatagttttaattcttattaaatatatataaatgctttaatgagtacgtatgtagtgaaattgaaaaatgaaaatagataaggaaaataataaagaatgcaatataatattattgaattggaaagtctagagaaattaaatataatatttttttttgggataattattgtccttaatagtcattttataagaagctatatatgtcatttaataatttataatagagtgaggtcaactgagcagatttggaggtcccaatagaaacactcaTTTAACTTTAGTTAAAAAAACCTAGCTATATATTTAGCTCAGGAGGAGAGATAATTTAACTAAAACTTAAATTTAACTTGGAATTTAGGTATTCTGCTGGAGCATAACTCAATAAGTAACTGTTTATATTCCAATTTTAACTACTTTTAGCTATGCAAATAGCtatcactgttggagatgctgtAAACCTTTTTCAAATATCTAACTTAACCTTACTTATAAATGGAACGTTCCAAGCATTAAAGATGAGTTTTAATTCTCCCATAATTGTTTGtttgctaaaaaaaaagaaaaattgaaataattattgaaaaaaaaaaagaggaagtcaAGCTTgataactaattaaaaaaatattaccataattgttttcaagcctaatttttcatgttttatggttacaaaaattaaatttgctcatttaattatttttatttaacttgATCTCATATGCCTCTTCACAAGCTTATTTGGTTTAGTTTACACGATGACTCTCTATCCCTCGTTTCGTGATCTTGTAATACTAAGAAGACCATTATCTAATATTTTTTTCTATTGCATCATAATTTTGTTcttgtataaaattttgagtctgCATGCAGGAGGTATTCGAAGTGGTGATGACACAATCATATGGAGGTTATCTCATAATGGTAACTTTTCTGTTAAATCTGCTTATCACTCTCTGTTTTTGAATTTGGAACCTCAACCATGGCCATGGAACTTTATTTGGAAGCTTCAAGTTCCTCCTAAGGTGAAAACCTTTTTATGGACCCTTGTGCATGATAGATTGTTAACGATAGTAAGGGTTCGTAGAGGTTTGGCTATAGATACTTGTTGTCCAAGATGCGGCTTCCCGCTTGAATCCTTGGACCATCTCTTTAAAGACTGCACTATTTCTATGAGGATTTGGTCTGCCCTCCATCCTACAAGTCAGTTCTCTTCCACTTACAGCGTTCCCTTTAATGATTGGTTGCTTATCAATTTAAAGTCCTCTATGAGAATGCAATATGAGGTACTTTGGTGTTGCTATTTAGCTATGGGGCTTTGGTATATATGGAAATGGAGGTGCATCATCATCTTGGATCATACTTTTAAATTTTCAGTTTGGCCTTCTTTAATTATTCATCAGTTTACCAAAGAATATTTTTAAGCAAATACAATTACATATGCCAAACCTGCATGACAGGTGGCCCAACTGTGTTGACATTTTCTGCCTAAGGATTGGCTCAAGTTAAATGTTGATGGCAGTTTGCATAAAAGTACTGGGATTATATGTGCTGGAGGAGCTATTCGAAATGATAAGGGTGAATGGATGAATGGGTTTTCTGCCAAGTTGGGCATTGGTCAAGTTGTTGAAGCTGAACTTTGGGGGCTTCTGAAAGGAATGGAAATGGCTTGGCAGAATGGTTGTAGACAGTTGAAAATAGAAATGGATTCACTTGTTGCGGTCAAGTTGGTTCTCTCTCCTATTgatcatctccatcctctttaTAGTATTGTGACAAGTTGTCAAGAGTTGTTGAGTAGGGATTGGAATGTGTCCCTTACCCATGTTTACAGA contains these protein-coding regions:
- the LOC112180917 gene encoding serine/threonine-protein kinase-like protein At1g28390, which codes for MGYFSCNAESATAICDSYNFDIKRKPNNKPIEIREFPYDDLVAATNGFSADSFLGKGSHGSVYKAILDDGKLVAAVKRMKYPKQTTSLARRSCTTCVAAENEIEILSRVRHPRLVNLIGFCPDSNDGKLIVVEYMPNGTLHDLLHSRPRPPGWTRRVRLILHVAKAVQALHSSNPPVIHRDIKSSNVLIDGDWTARLGDLGLALRGHVEDVRVRCTPPAGTLGYLDPGYLAPGDLSAKSDVFSFGILLLEIVSGRNAIDVNYSPPSVIDWALPIIKHGEYASICDRRIGPPAESAVIRQLAVLAARCVRSTAEKRPSMAEVVECLTVVNERVHAPIWNSLKRRVRRVEEEEEHRPSFVDGGGHDLEEVVRSTRGSRRKLNRKVSSVLGAEYEGEDEAMIGERVLRSRSIGSVNEIKAGSGGGVRKGVGVAVKVRLSKSRSVGAVLGSPKIVRRNKRGFLIESVRLDMSKLVISLDGERSDRKMLEKPLVSI